In one Cloacibacillus porcorum genomic region, the following are encoded:
- a CDS encoding glycine/sarcosine/betaine reductase component B subunit — MRLEIGKFKVRDIVFGDKTAYCGGILSVNKEDALKVVCEDKYITEADLKIVHPGDMVRLCPVKDSVEFRCKVDGGEGAYPGVTSPLGQAGMGRTHVLDGVSLLSVGKHWGGFQDGLIDMGGPYQHYTIWGDMPNLVLIADTSELDEQREQQKKNHAIRWAGLRLAEHIAECVRDMEPEEVDVYDLPALNERDEKTKALPGVVYVLQPQTQMEALGYNTLVYGWDGNRMLPTFMHPNEFLDGCLVSGSFMPSSSKISTYEFSTNPMIKRLYAQHGKTINFLGVILSTLNPKMEEKARCVQIAGQIAVALGAKGAVVAEEGYGNPDVDYTAMLVELERLGIKTIGLSDEATGRDGASQPLVSMNPATDALVTTGNVSQFYEMPAMEVIGELEALARDGNSGGWEGCINPDGSCVMENNGMFCANHISGYSRRSCADF, encoded by the coding sequence ATGAGACTGGAAATTGGCAAGTTTAAAGTCAGAGATATCGTCTTTGGCGACAAGACGGCCTATTGCGGTGGCATCCTCTCCGTCAATAAGGAAGATGCACTTAAGGTCGTATGCGAGGACAAATATATTACCGAGGCCGACCTTAAGATCGTACATCCCGGCGATATGGTGAGACTTTGCCCGGTTAAGGACTCGGTGGAATTCAGATGCAAGGTAGACGGCGGAGAGGGCGCGTATCCCGGTGTGACGAGCCCGCTCGGCCAGGCCGGCATGGGCCGGACTCACGTACTTGACGGAGTATCGCTTCTTTCCGTAGGAAAGCACTGGGGCGGTTTTCAGGACGGGCTCATCGATATGGGCGGCCCTTATCAGCATTACACTATATGGGGAGATATGCCGAACCTCGTCCTTATAGCCGATACCAGCGAACTTGACGAGCAGAGGGAACAGCAGAAGAAAAACCACGCGATCCGCTGGGCCGGACTGCGCCTCGCGGAGCATATCGCGGAATGCGTGCGCGATATGGAGCCCGAAGAGGTCGACGTCTACGATCTGCCGGCCCTTAATGAGCGCGACGAAAAAACTAAGGCCCTTCCCGGCGTAGTTTATGTGCTGCAGCCGCAGACTCAGATGGAAGCGCTGGGCTATAACACTTTAGTATATGGCTGGGACGGCAACCGTATGCTCCCGACCTTTATGCACCCCAACGAATTCCTTGACGGATGCCTTGTATCCGGCAGCTTTATGCCCAGCTCCTCAAAAATTTCCACCTATGAATTCTCGACCAACCCGATGATCAAACGTCTCTATGCCCAGCACGGAAAGACGATCAACTTCCTTGGCGTGATCCTCTCGACCCTCAATCCTAAGATGGAGGAGAAGGCGCGCTGCGTGCAGATCGCGGGACAGATCGCGGTGGCGCTCGGCGCGAAGGGCGCCGTCGTCGCCGAAGAGGGATACGGCAACCCCGACGTCGACTACACGGCGATGCTTGTCGAACTTGAGCGGCTCGGTATCAAGACGATCGGTCTCTCGGACGAGGCGACGGGCAGAGACGGCGCTTCACAGCCTCTCGTTTCCATGAACCCCGCTACAGACGCCCTTGTGACCACCGGCAACGTCTCGCAGTTCTACGAGATGCCGGCGATGGAGGTCATAGGCGAACTTGAGGCGCTCGCCCGCGACGGAAACTCCGGCGGCTGGGAAGGCTGCATCAATCCTGACGGCAGCTGCGTGATGGAAAATAACGGCATGTTCTGCGCAAACCACATCAGCGGCTATTCGCGCAGAAGCTGCGCCGATTTCTAA
- a CDS encoding AbgT family transporter — protein MSGTKKSLMERFISGVERIGNKLPHPFWIFTFLIVFVVGLSAVLASANFSVTYLAASKDPTVAPAMKTVAVKSLLSLEILNKYFGNFAGVYGGFYPIGIVLIMMMAIGLAEKSGFITAAMRKMILGAPVQWIIAIVAFVGINANLASDAGVVFTPLVAAAMLKSIGMNPWIGIIAGYAAANGGYTANFFIAGTDALLAGITESICTGNNISYPISPLMNWYFLIAGTVVLTICTVIVCKYFLIPYLHGGKIDEIDASELAKHQLSADETKGLRVAGIAALIFVVALVAMALPSSSFLRNADGGFVPRSPLLNNVVALLFLFFCTIGVSYGYAAKTIKSINDIPGMMQDSLKGILSFLVVALPAAFFIELFNESQLPTVLAVKGAEILRAADISGIPLFLLFILICTCVNIFITSGVAKWLILGPVFVPMLAMVNISPAMTQLIYRIGDTCTNIISPIDYYVPVILGMLEAYRTNDNQKVGVGTLISLSIPFSIAYMIGFIALLVFWYIFNLPLGPGASIYM, from the coding sequence ATGTCTGGTACCAAAAAGAGTCTAATGGAACGCTTTATCAGCGGAGTCGAACGAATCGGCAACAAGCTCCCACATCCATTTTGGATATTCACGTTTTTGATCGTATTCGTCGTCGGGCTCTCCGCAGTCCTCGCGTCGGCCAATTTTTCAGTGACCTATCTCGCGGCGTCCAAAGATCCCACCGTCGCGCCTGCGATGAAGACGGTAGCTGTAAAAAGCCTTCTGAGCTTAGAGATCCTCAACAAGTATTTCGGTAACTTCGCGGGAGTATACGGCGGCTTCTATCCCATCGGCATCGTGCTGATAATGATGATGGCGATCGGACTCGCGGAAAAATCGGGCTTCATCACCGCCGCGATGAGAAAGATGATCCTGGGCGCTCCCGTGCAGTGGATCATCGCTATTGTGGCCTTCGTCGGCATAAACGCCAACCTGGCCTCGGACGCCGGCGTTGTATTCACTCCGCTGGTAGCGGCGGCAATGTTGAAATCGATCGGTATGAACCCCTGGATCGGCATCATCGCCGGTTATGCGGCGGCCAACGGCGGCTATACGGCCAACTTCTTCATCGCCGGTACCGACGCGCTGCTGGCCGGGATCACGGAGTCGATCTGCACAGGCAACAATATCAGCTACCCCATCTCCCCGCTGATGAACTGGTACTTCCTCATCGCCGGCACGGTGGTGCTGACGATATGCACGGTCATCGTCTGCAAATACTTCCTCATCCCCTATCTCCACGGCGGCAAGATTGATGAGATCGACGCCTCCGAGCTTGCGAAACACCAGCTCAGCGCCGATGAGACTAAAGGACTGCGCGTGGCGGGGATAGCGGCGCTCATTTTCGTCGTCGCCCTGGTAGCGATGGCCCTGCCCTCAAGCTCCTTCCTCCGCAACGCCGACGGCGGATTTGTGCCGCGCTCGCCGCTGCTCAACAACGTTGTGGCGCTGCTGTTCCTCTTCTTCTGCACGATAGGCGTCTCGTACGGCTACGCGGCGAAGACGATCAAGTCGATAAACGACATTCCCGGCATGATGCAGGACTCTCTCAAGGGCATCCTCAGCTTCCTCGTCGTCGCGCTTCCCGCCGCCTTCTTCATCGAGCTCTTCAATGAAAGCCAGCTGCCGACGGTGCTCGCGGTCAAGGGCGCGGAGATCCTCAGGGCGGCCGACATCTCCGGTATTCCGCTCTTCCTGCTCTTCATCCTGATATGCACCTGCGTGAACATCTTCATCACCTCGGGCGTCGCCAAGTGGCTGATCCTCGGACCGGTATTCGTCCCGATGCTCGCGATGGTCAATATCTCCCCCGCGATGACGCAGCTCATCTACAGAATAGGCGATACCTGCACAAACATAATCTCCCCCATCGACTACTACGTTCCGGTAATCCTCGGAATGCTTGAGGCTTACCGCACAAACGACAATCAGAAGGTCGGCGTCGGCACGCTGATCTCCCTCTCCATCCCCTTCAGCATCGCCTACATGATCGGGTTCATTGCGCTTCTCGTTTTTTGGTATATATTCAATCTGCCGCTTGGCCCCGGAGCGAGCATATATATGTAA
- a CDS encoding amidohydrolase → MKDTEKRLIELRRDFHKHAESMWKEYRTASIVARHLMTLGIPVVMGDDLSVKGMQFQYPPEEKIAEEKRRAISQGAEPELVEKMCGLPGVMGIIDTGKEGPVTAFRFDIDALPFSETDAPEHRPVKENYVSVNGGSCHACGHDGHTAIGMIVAEELMKRKDSLRGRIKLIFQPAEEGGGGARGIVERGCLDDVDYFFAGHLGLTRLDGKPLPSHGIIGGTKDFLDSRRYNIIYKGKAAHPCGNPNDGKNALLASCVAALGIHTIPPHCQGEFHQNVGVMHAGSSRNTIAADSYMEVEVRGENDIVAEYGEKKMLSVVKGAAEAYEVECDVVLIGKSSSGASDDKAIEIVMRCARTIPWFTEFHDVGSVGGSDDASEMLRRVQKNGGVGSYIGLGADFTASFHDKAFDFDEGVLAPSVELFVKMVEDIHS, encoded by the coding sequence ATGAAAGATACGGAAAAAAGGCTGATCGAGCTGCGCAGGGATTTTCATAAACATGCAGAATCAATGTGGAAGGAATACCGCACGGCCTCCATCGTCGCCAGACATCTGATGACACTTGGCATCCCCGTCGTTATGGGCGACGACCTCTCAGTAAAGGGGATGCAGTTCCAGTATCCCCCGGAGGAAAAGATCGCGGAAGAGAAGAGGCGCGCCATATCGCAGGGCGCGGAGCCGGAGCTCGTGGAAAAGATGTGCGGTCTGCCCGGCGTGATGGGGATCATCGATACCGGAAAAGAGGGGCCGGTGACCGCCTTCCGCTTTGACATTGACGCGCTCCCCTTTTCGGAGACTGACGCGCCGGAACATAGGCCCGTAAAGGAGAACTATGTTTCCGTCAACGGCGGTTCGTGCCACGCCTGCGGACACGACGGACATACCGCTATCGGAATGATCGTCGCCGAGGAGCTTATGAAGAGAAAAGATAGCCTGCGCGGCAGGATAAAGCTGATCTTCCAGCCCGCGGAGGAGGGCGGCGGCGGCGCGCGCGGCATCGTGGAGCGCGGCTGCCTAGACGATGTGGATTACTTCTTCGCCGGACACCTCGGCCTCACCAGGCTGGACGGAAAGCCTCTGCCCTCGCACGGCATCATCGGCGGCACGAAGGATTTCCTCGACAGCCGCAGGTACAACATCATTTACAAGGGCAAAGCCGCGCACCCCTGCGGCAACCCCAACGACGGCAAAAACGCCCTGCTAGCCTCCTGCGTCGCGGCGCTGGGGATACACACGATCCCGCCGCACTGCCAGGGCGAGTTCCACCAGAACGTCGGCGTCATGCACGCGGGCAGTTCGCGCAACACGATAGCCGCCGACTCCTATATGGAGGTCGAGGTCCGAGGAGAGAACGACATCGTCGCCGAATACGGCGAAAAAAAGATGCTCTCCGTCGTGAAGGGCGCGGCGGAGGCCTATGAGGTCGAGTGCGACGTCGTCCTCATCGGAAAATCCTCCTCCGGGGCCTCCGACGACAAAGCGATAGAGATCGTCATGCGGTGCGCGAGAACGATCCCCTGGTTCACGGAGTTCCACGACGTCGGCAGCGTCGGCGGCAGCGACGACGCCTCGGAAATGCTGCGCCGCGTGCAGAAAAACGGCGGCGTCGGCAGCTACATCGGCCTCGGCGCGGACTTTACGGCAAGCTTCCACGATAAGGCCTTCGATTTTGACGAAGGCGTGCTCGCCCCCTCAGTCGAGCTCTTCGTGAAGATGGTGGAAGATATCCACTCCTAA